A stretch of the Glycine soja cultivar W05 chromosome 13, ASM419377v2, whole genome shotgun sequence genome encodes the following:
- the LOC114382675 gene encoding O-fucosyltransferase 30-like has protein sequence MNTLNPNPPTRMLSKRKPLYRFPLIPVFALVICLSFLVLYRYYAKPDSQFNGLSKTSTMSHAPQCSGQALALGEKFVWYAPHSGFSNQLSEFKNAVLMAGILNRTLVVPPILDHHAVALGSCPKFRVVDPKDVRISVWDHVIELVQSRRYISIAEIIDVSSLVSPSLVRVIDLRDFVSIWCGISLDLACVKDTKLQSSVSESLKQCGSLLAGLHGSIEKCIYAVNEDCRTTIWTFHTDGHEDGKLDSFQADEQLKQKKKISYVRRRKDVFKTLGPGSEVESASLLAFGSLFSAAYKGSELYVDIHESHQDQRFRSLMDKIKHLPFVPEIMIAGKQFVKETIKAPFLCAQLRLLDGQFKNHQKATFHGLRQKIESLRKEGPLPVHIFIMTDLPGDNWTGTYLSDLISDKHNYKVHFLKENDKLVRRAAIKLMAAGHGQRFISNSDSTISKRYCSSQRLPDLLLYVEQTVCSCASLGFIGTPGSTIAENIELMRKFGSSSQQC, from the exons ATGAACACTTTGAATCCCAACCCACCAACCAGAATGTTGTCTAAAAGAAAACCCCTTTACAGATTTCCACTCATTCCTGTTTTTGCCCTTGTCATATGCCTCTCCTTCTTGGTTTTGTATCGCTACTATGCAAAACCTGATTCCCAGTTCAATGGATTGTCCAAAACTTCAACAATGTCACATGCCCCTCAATGCTCCGGGCAAGCCCTCGCCTTAGGGGAGAAATTCGTGTGGTATGCGCCTCACAGCGGGTTCAGCAACCAGCTTTCGGAGTTCAAGAATGCTGTTCTGATGGCGGGGATACTGAATCGGACTTTGGTGGTTCCTCCCATTCTGGATCACCATGCTGTTGCCCTAGGTAGCTGTCCGAAGTTTCGCGTAGTGGATCCCAAGGATGTTCGAATTTCTGTTTGGGATCATGTGATTGAGCTTGTCCAGAGTCGAAG GTATATCTCCATTGCTGAAATTATAGATGTCTCATCATTAGTTTCTCCCTCTCTTGTTCGAGTGATTGATCTTAGGGATTTTGTGTCAATATGGTGTGGCATCAGCTTAGATTTGGCTTGCGTAAAAGATACAAAGTTGCAGTCCTCTGTTTCTGAAAGCCTAAAACAATGTGGATCTCTGCTAGCTGGGCTCCATGGTAGTATTGAAAAGTGTATATATGCCGTCAATGAAGATTGCAGAACTACAATATGGACTTTCCATACAGATGGCCATGAAGACGGAAAGTTAGATTCATTCCAAGCGGATGAACAActgaagcaaaaaaagaaaatatcatatGTTCGGAGACGGAAAGATGTATTTAAGACTCTTGGACCTGGTTCTGAAGTTGAATCAGCCTCACTGCTAGCATTTGGAAGCCTGTTCTCTGCCGCATACAAAGGTTCTGAACTATATGTTGATATTCATGAATCTCATCAGGATCAGAGGTTTCGATCATTGATGGACAAGATTAAACATCTTCCATTTGTCCCAGAAATTATGATTGCTGGAAAGCAGTTCGTTAAAGAAACCATAAAGGCTCCATTTCTTTGTGCACAACTTAGACTGTTGGACGGGCAGTTTAAGAATCATCAAAAGGCTACCTTTCACGGATTAAGGCAAAAAATCGAATCTTTGAGGAAGGAAGGCCCTCTACCcgttcatatttttataatgacTGATCTTCCTGGAGATAATTGGACTGGTACTTATTTAAGTGATTTAATTAGTGACAAACATAACTATAAGGTAcatttcttgaaagagaatgaTAAGTTGGTTAGGCGAGCAGCCATAAAACTCATGGCAGCGGGTCATGGACAGAGGTTCATTTCAAATTCAGATAGTACAATTAGTAAAAGGTATTGTTCCAGTCAGAGACTACCAGATCTACTTCTTTATGTTGAGCAGACTGTATGTAGCTGTGCATCTCTTGGTTTTATTGGAACTCCTGGATCAACAATTGCTGAAAATATAGAACTAATGAGAAAATTTGGCTCAAGCTCCCAGCAATGTTGA
- the LOC114382372 gene encoding protein SPIRAL1-like 2, which translates to MGRGVSAGGGQSSLGYLFGSGVPASSANSQPANGARTQNASAPSPPVDKQSPAPAPAPAPAPASSPIDKQIPAGIPGSLKNNYHRADGQNCGNFLTDRPSTKVHAAPGGGSSLNYLFGGPPGN; encoded by the exons ATGGGTCGTGGGGTCAGTGCTGGTGGTGGTCAGAGTTCCTTAGGTTATCTCTTTGGCAGTGGGGTGCCTGCCAGCAGTGCAAACAGTCAGCCTGCAAATGGTGCTCGCACTCAAAATGCTAGTGCTCCTTCACCACCAGTCGATAAGCAAAGTCCAGCACCAGCACCAGCACCAGCACCAGCACCTGCATCATCACCAATTGATAAGCAAATTCCAGCTGGAATTCCTGGAAgtctcaaaaacaattaccatCGTGCTGATGGGCAAAACTGTGGCAACTTTCTTACT GATCGGCCATCTACCAAGGTTCATGCTGCCCCAGGTGGCGGATCTTCCTTGAATTACCTCTTTGGTGGTCCTCCAGGGAACTAA